In Lotus japonicus ecotype B-129 chromosome 5, LjGifu_v1.2, one genomic interval encodes:
- the LOC130717936 gene encoding VAN3-binding protein-like isoform X2, with the protein MDKAQTEPWRPDPLHMFRPPETPRESMEFLSRSWSVSAMEVSKALSPATSKAAPNVTGGVSIQEDVAGEVEEAATVSGHPFSFASSETSQMVMERILSQSEVSSPRTSGRLSHSSGPLNGNQSCGSDSPPVSPSEIDDIKFCRVNNSSSGNFRAAVAAAAGPGGVGGSKTVGRWLKDRKEKKKEETRAHNAQLHAAVSVAGLAAAVAAIAAATAASSASTKDEHMAKTDMAVASAATLVAAQCVEAAEALGVEREHLASVVSSAVNVRSAGDIMTLTAAAATALRGAATLKARALKDVWNIAAVIPVEKNLGGGGSGNSGSNGSSNSSFSGELPLEENFLGICSRELLARGGDLLKRTRKGDLHWKVVSVYINKMNQVTVKMKSKHVAGTFTKKKKNVVIEVIKDMPAWPGRHLLEGGENRRYFGLKTVTRGVVEFECVNQREYDVWTQGVTRLLSIAAEKNNRNRI; encoded by the exons ATGGACAAGGCACAAACCGAACCATGGCGACCCGACCCACTTCACATGTTCCGGCCACCGGAGACACCGCGTGAGTCGATGGAGTTCCTCTCTCGTTCATGGAGCGTCTCAGCTATGGAGGTCTCCAAGGCTCTGTCTCCAGCAACTTCCAAAGCGGCACCAAATGTCACCGGCGGCGTTTCGATACAGGAGGACGTAGCCGGCGAAGTTGAAGAAGCTGCCACTGTTTCCGGACACCCTTTTTCCTTTGCTTCCTCTGAGACCTCTCAGATGGTCATGGAACGCATCCTGTCACAATCT GAGGTATCTTCTCCACGAACCTCAGGGAGGCTCTCTCACAGTAGTGGCCCTCTGAACGGAAATCAAAGCTGTGGTTCCGATAGCCCCCCTGTTTCACCCTCTGAAATCGATGATATCAAG TTTTGCCGTGTCAACAACAGCAGCAGCGGTAATTTCAGGGCTGCCGTGGCCGCTGCTGCGGGGCCTGGTGGTGTCGGCGGCAGCAAGACGGTAGGGAGGTGGCTCAAGGataggaaggagaagaagaaagaggaaaccAGGGCCCACAATGCTCAGCTCCATGCGGCTGTTTCAGTTGCCGGTCTTGCCGCTGCGGTTGCGGCTATCGCTGCTGCCACGGCTGCCTCGTCGGCGTCCACCAAGGATGAGCATATGGCGAAGACCGATATGGCGGTGGCTTCTGCGGCAACCCTTGTGGCGGCCCAGTGTGTGGAGGCAGCAGAGGCCTTAGGGGTGGAGCGTGAGCACCTCGCCTCGGTGGTCAGCTCCGCCGTCAATGTTAGATCAGCCGGTGATATCATGACTTTAACTGCAGCAGCAGCTACAG CTTTGCGTGGGGCTGCAACATTAAAAGCTAGGGCCTTGAAGGATGTTTGGAATATTGCAGCTGTTATTCCTGTGGAGAAGAATTTAGGGGGTGGTGGTAGTGGGAATAGTGGTAGCAATGGAAGTTCTAATAGTAGTTTCAGTGGTGAGCTTCCCCTAGAGGAGAATTTCTTGGGTATTTGTAGTAGAGAATTGCTAGCCAGAGGTGGTGATCTTCTCAAGCGCACACGCAAAG GTGATCTTCATTGGAAAGTTGTATCTGTGTATATAAACAAAATGAATCAG GTTACTGTGAAAATGAAGAGCAAGCATGTTGCTGGGACCTtcaccaaaaagaaaaaga ATGTGGTGATTGAAGTGATCAAAGATATGCCTGCCTGGCCCGGCCGCCACTTGCTGGAAGGCGGTGAGAATCGTCGCtactttgggcttaaaactgtGACGCGCGGTGTTGTTGAGTTTGAGTGCGTAAATCAGAGGGAGTATGATGTTTGGACTCAGGGCGTGACTCGGCTTCTTTCCATTGCTGCAGAAAAGAACAACAGAAACAGAATATGA
- the LOC130718161 gene encoding RING-H2 finger protein ATL34-like has translation MAGSGRLPGVGVPPRRRSEHHPRYHHEHHRNSNYLADSSVTALDETAIQARQRLQKKLGHFFSSFRSDDNPNKEVSLQKKDAGLGRKLLESSWLLRGTKFKKERKVCAVCLEDFQQKQQVMNLSCSHKYHSACLLPWLEAHPHCPCCRTSVQ, from the exons ATGGCTGGTAGTGGTAGACTCCCTGGTGTTGGTGTTCCACCAAGGAGGAGATCAGAGCATCATCCTAGATATCATCATGAACACCACCGTAACTCTAATTACCTCGCCGATTCATCAGTCACTGCTTTGGATGAAACTGCTATTCAGGCGAGGCAACGGTTGCAGAAGAAGCTTGGAcacttcttttcctctttcag GTCAGATGATAATCCTAACAAAGAAGTTAGTTTACAGAAGAAGGATGCAGGGTTAGGTCGGAAGTTATTAGAAAGCTCATGGTTGTTGCGTGGCACCAAGTttaagaaagagagaaaagttTGTGCAGTTTGCTTAGAAGATTTCCAGCAAAAGCAGCAGGTTATGAACCTTTCTTGCTCCCACAAGTACCATTCAGCATGTCTTCTTCCCTGGCTTGAAGCTCACCCCCATTGTCCCTGCTGTAGAACCTCAGTTCAGTAA
- the LOC130717936 gene encoding VAN3-binding protein-like isoform X1 translates to MDKAQTEPWRPDPLHMFRPPETPRESMEFLSRSWSVSAMEVSKALSPATSKAAPNVTGGVSIQEDVAGEVEEAATVSGHPFSFASSETSQMVMERILSQSQEVSSPRTSGRLSHSSGPLNGNQSCGSDSPPVSPSEIDDIKFCRVNNSSSGNFRAAVAAAAGPGGVGGSKTVGRWLKDRKEKKKEETRAHNAQLHAAVSVAGLAAAVAAIAAATAASSASTKDEHMAKTDMAVASAATLVAAQCVEAAEALGVEREHLASVVSSAVNVRSAGDIMTLTAAAATALRGAATLKARALKDVWNIAAVIPVEKNLGGGGSGNSGSNGSSNSSFSGELPLEENFLGICSRELLARGGDLLKRTRKGDLHWKVVSVYINKMNQVTVKMKSKHVAGTFTKKKKNVVIEVIKDMPAWPGRHLLEGGENRRYFGLKTVTRGVVEFECVNQREYDVWTQGVTRLLSIAAEKNNRNRI, encoded by the exons ATGGACAAGGCACAAACCGAACCATGGCGACCCGACCCACTTCACATGTTCCGGCCACCGGAGACACCGCGTGAGTCGATGGAGTTCCTCTCTCGTTCATGGAGCGTCTCAGCTATGGAGGTCTCCAAGGCTCTGTCTCCAGCAACTTCCAAAGCGGCACCAAATGTCACCGGCGGCGTTTCGATACAGGAGGACGTAGCCGGCGAAGTTGAAGAAGCTGCCACTGTTTCCGGACACCCTTTTTCCTTTGCTTCCTCTGAGACCTCTCAGATGGTCATGGAACGCATCCTGTCACAATCT CAGGAGGTATCTTCTCCACGAACCTCAGGGAGGCTCTCTCACAGTAGTGGCCCTCTGAACGGAAATCAAAGCTGTGGTTCCGATAGCCCCCCTGTTTCACCCTCTGAAATCGATGATATCAAG TTTTGCCGTGTCAACAACAGCAGCAGCGGTAATTTCAGGGCTGCCGTGGCCGCTGCTGCGGGGCCTGGTGGTGTCGGCGGCAGCAAGACGGTAGGGAGGTGGCTCAAGGataggaaggagaagaagaaagaggaaaccAGGGCCCACAATGCTCAGCTCCATGCGGCTGTTTCAGTTGCCGGTCTTGCCGCTGCGGTTGCGGCTATCGCTGCTGCCACGGCTGCCTCGTCGGCGTCCACCAAGGATGAGCATATGGCGAAGACCGATATGGCGGTGGCTTCTGCGGCAACCCTTGTGGCGGCCCAGTGTGTGGAGGCAGCAGAGGCCTTAGGGGTGGAGCGTGAGCACCTCGCCTCGGTGGTCAGCTCCGCCGTCAATGTTAGATCAGCCGGTGATATCATGACTTTAACTGCAGCAGCAGCTACAG CTTTGCGTGGGGCTGCAACATTAAAAGCTAGGGCCTTGAAGGATGTTTGGAATATTGCAGCTGTTATTCCTGTGGAGAAGAATTTAGGGGGTGGTGGTAGTGGGAATAGTGGTAGCAATGGAAGTTCTAATAGTAGTTTCAGTGGTGAGCTTCCCCTAGAGGAGAATTTCTTGGGTATTTGTAGTAGAGAATTGCTAGCCAGAGGTGGTGATCTTCTCAAGCGCACACGCAAAG GTGATCTTCATTGGAAAGTTGTATCTGTGTATATAAACAAAATGAATCAG GTTACTGTGAAAATGAAGAGCAAGCATGTTGCTGGGACCTtcaccaaaaagaaaaaga ATGTGGTGATTGAAGTGATCAAAGATATGCCTGCCTGGCCCGGCCGCCACTTGCTGGAAGGCGGTGAGAATCGTCGCtactttgggcttaaaactgtGACGCGCGGTGTTGTTGAGTTTGAGTGCGTAAATCAGAGGGAGTATGATGTTTGGACTCAGGGCGTGACTCGGCTTCTTTCCATTGCTGCAGAAAAGAACAACAGAAACAGAATATGA